GCGACAATACCAGGGCGGAAATACAACCTATTAACGGAGGAAATGTCACCAGTCTTTTTAAAATAAATAAGGCACTTACTTTTCCTGATTTGCTTCCTCCTTTTACGGCAGCAATAATTCCGAGTGTGGAAAGGGCAAAAAACATGGTCTGATCACAGATAATCGCAATACTCAGCAGACCTTCCCCATAAAAAGCACTGATTAACGGAAAGCCTATGAATGAAGTATTACTGTATCCGCTGGCTAATTCCAAAGTACTCCTGGACCGCCTGGAATAACCTCTGCTTTTGCTGTACAACATCATAAAGAAGAAACAGAACACAGAAATTAAAAATGTGGCTGCAATGGGAAACAGCATCTCTGTTGTCCATTTTACTTTAGGCAGATATTTAAACGAAACTGCCGGAAGAGCAAGATAAAGAATCCAGGTGTTGATACCTTTATGGGCATCGGGGTGGATAGATTTTGTTGCTTTGAATATCATTCCTGCAATGATACACACTGCAATCAGAACAAAATTTACCATAACTATAAAGAAATATAGTGCAAATTTACGGCTGATTTTTGAGTTGGAAGGGTAAAATTTATATTTTTTTGGTAGAATTTCTAATGAAGTTTTTCAGTATTAAACCTTATAGGTTTTGAAAACCTATAAGGTTTGGAGATCTACCTGCCGGAAATTTATAACCCTTGTCAAGGTTTTAACCCTTGACAAGGGTTGGCGGCTGACTTCTTAAGAGTTTTTTTTCAAAAATCAATTTTACTCTGTCATCACATCCCAAAGACTCATTACTCCAATTTTTTCCAAAGGTTTTGAAAGGGTAATTCTTTTTGGGGTTCCCGGCAAGAGATCAAAGAAATTATCACTGAAATGAGTATCTCCAATCAAATAAATATCTTTGGCTAAAATATCTGTTGAGATTTCAATTTGAGTGGATGATATTTTTCTGATTTTGATATTTGGTTTTGAAAGCTTTATATCTTTAGGTTTATTGAAAAAGAACAGCTTTTCAAATGTTGTATCCTTTTCAGAACTGATCTTTAAAACCGTTTCAGAGAGATTAAACTGAGCTAATTCTGATTTACTGATCCTTTTAATTTTCTTACTTACATCAGCATTAATATCATCTGACTGACTGGATTTCCAAAGTGTTTTTCCTTTAAAATCAATCAATTCAAATTTTGTATCAAGCTTTAGTGTATTCATCAAATCACTGATCAGATAAACATCATAGCTTTTATCGGTCTCAGCTATGGATACCAACACAGGTTCAAAACTTCTTTTTGCCTGATAATGGAAGGCTTTCCAGTTTCCGAGATAATCGATGGAAGACCACGAAACCACTGGCCAGCAGTCGTTGAGCTGCCAATACAACGTTCCCATATTGTAAGGTTTTGCGCGGCGGTGAGCTTCAATGGCAATCTGCATTCCTCTTGCCTGCAAAAGCTGTGAAACATAATTATATTGTACAAAATCTGTGGGAATCTTATAATCACGCTTCAGATATTCATTCATAATATCCCAGCCTCTTGCATGTTTTTCATGAGCTTTAACTGTTGGATTTTGAAGGTTCAACTCGGGAGTTCCTGAAAACATAGATTTTGTGGTTTCAAGGATGGGTGTGCCCTGAAAACCATATTCCGACATGAAACGTCCTACTTTCTCGTTGTAAATCTCAAAGGGCTGTTCACCCCACCAAACACCCCAATAATGGGAATCTCCTTCTGTAAGGCTTTCTTTATGTCCCCAACCAATGGATGGAGAGCTTGGCCAATATATATTTTTATCTGATTTCAGGTTTTCTGACAGTGCATTGGGAATGACATCATGGAACAACTTTTTATAGTCTTTCCAAACCTGCAATGAGTCGTCTTTTGAATATTTAAACTGTTTCTGATATCCCCAGTTGACTATAGCCTCATCAATTTCATTATTTCCGCACCACAAAGCAATTGACGGATGGTTCTGAAGTCTGTTGACCTGATCTTTTACTTCCTCTTTTACATTATTTAAAAAAGCTTCATCTGCCGGATAAAAACTTCCTGCAAACATAAAATCCTGCCACACTAAAATTCCGTTTTCATCACAGGCATTGTAAAACTCATCATCTTCATAGATCCCTCCGCCCCAGATACGGATCATATTCATATTGGCATCTTTAGTATCTTTGATCAGCTTCTGATATTTTTCTTTGGTCATCCTTGGTGAAAAACTGTCTCCGGGAATCCAGTTGGTTCCTTTGATATACAATGGCTGCCCATTCACTTTAAAGTAGAATGACTTTCCTTTTTCATCTTTTTCCTGTACCAATTCTACCGTTCTTAGTCCTATCCTGATATTTTTACCATCAATATTTTTCTGATCCTTAGAAAGTTTTACTTCGAAATCATAGAGGTTAGCTTCCCCACGGCCGTTAGGCTGCCAAAGCTTCATCCCTTTCGTTTCATAAGGAACCGAAATTGTATTGATTCCTTTTTTTAAAGATATTTTTTGGTGGATTTTATTAAGATCCAATGTGTAATCACCCGCATTTTCAGCATAAATTTCTACATCAAAACGTAAATCATTAATAGCTTTAGAAGTTTTGTTCTGAATGTCTTTAACCGTAATAATTTTGGCGTTATTCCAGAATTCCAATTGAACATCTTTCCATATTCCTGCAGTAACAAGCCTTGGTCCCCAATCCCAGCCAAACTGATATTGTGCTTTTCTCACAAAACTTCTTGGTGATTCCGGCATGGTAAATGGAACTTTCTTCGCTAATTCCTTTCCGGTATTTACTGCAGATTTAAATGTAATCCGTACTGTATTCTTACCTGTTTTCAGATATTGTTTCACAGGAATCTCCCATTTCCTGAACATGTTATCCGTTTTCTTGAGCAGTTTTCCATTCAAATAAATTTCTGAAAAGGTATCTAACCCGTTAAAAACAAGATCAATATTATCGTTTTTTAATTCCTGAGAGGAAACAATAAATGCCGTCTGATAATCCCAATCTTCATTTTCCACCCATTGTACTTTCTTTTCATTTTCATCTTTAAAAGGATCCGGAATAATCTTGTTACTGATTAAATCCAGATGCACTGTCCCCGGAACTTTTGCGGGAAGCCAGTTTTGATCTTTTGAATTTCTGAACTGCCAGTCTTCAGAAGACAAATTTCTTTGAGAAAACTGTGCAGAAAGGATGTTCTGTGTGAAAAGGAAAGCAAAAAGGATCGTTCTATTCATCAATAAATTTGTTTTGTATCGTTACAACACCAGTGATTTTGTCATTCCGAGGGACGAAGGAATCTCTACTCTAAGTATTTAGATTCCCGCTGCGCTTGGAATGACAAATTAAAAGTGCATATCATTATCTTATTTACTCTTTAAAGCCACTACTTCATCCGGATTGGCAAAAGCACCTCCATCGGTAATGGCTGAAGAATGGAAGTAACCAGCTTTTGTAGATGCTCTAATTCCTTCAATATTGGACGAACGAAGTCCGCCTCCAACAAGTATTTCTATTCTTCCATCGGAGAGCTCAACCAGTTTCTTAAGATTTTCTTTTCCTTCGGATACATTAGGTTTCTGACCTGAAGTAAGAATGGTAGAAAAACCACATTCAATTACTTTTTCTAAAGAGTCTTCAAGACTTGCAGCACGGTCAAAAGCACGGTGAAAAGTACATGGAAGCGGGGATGCCAATGCTACCAAAGCTTCATTCTGCTCCATATTAACCTCATCATTTTCATTCAGAATACCAAATACAAAACCATCTGCATGTAAAGATTTTAAATGAACCAAATCATTTTTCATCTGTTCAAATTCTGAATCCGAATAGGTAAAATCTCCTCCTCTGGGGCGGATCATCACAAAAATCGGAACAGTAATTTTTTCACGAAGCTGTTTCATGGTCTCGAAATCCGGAGTTGTTCCGCCTTCACTGAGACCATCACATAACTCTATTCTGTCTGCCCCGTTTTCAAAAGCGATAACTGCTGACTCAGGATTAAAACACGCTATTTCTATTTTTGACATTATATTGTATCTATTTAATTTTACTTTGGCTCATCCTGCAAAACATCTGCAATCAGAAAAGAACCGTTTTCTTTAACTACTTTTATTACTGATGGATATTTCGCTTTAAAACCATCATCCTTCAATACTACATGGAAAATATATTCATCTTTTGAAGAAGATTTTAACTCACAACTTTCAACTTCAATAGTGTTCCAATCCTGTGCTGAGATTAAAAAACCAACACCAATTCCTGCTTTATTGGTATCAAACTTAGACTTCCATTTATTCTGAAATTCTTTTTCGGTAAGGCTTCCGTCTACATCCATCTCTACATTTGTCGCATCCGTTTTATAATCGAAATAGTCTTTGGTTGTGATCTTCTGCCTATTCTTTTCTTCACTTCCGATATCAGCTTTGAAATAATCTACAATACTCTTCTTCAGCCATGCCCGCGCTTCTTCAGATTCATTGGATTCATAATTCAAAACTACTTTTTCCTTTATCGGTTTCGGTTCGTCAGTTGTTTTCATCTCCTTCTTCTCTTCCTTACATGCGATCATGAGAAATAAGGAAGCGATAATTGTTCTTTTCATATCTTATGTTTTAACTAAAGCCAATAGGTATCGTTGATTTGTTTAAATGGGCTAAATTCCTATTAATTTGCTATTTTTTGTTGGAATAACGCAAAGGCACAAAGATTTTTCCTGTAGCATTCTTTTAGGTCGCAAGGATTTTATCTCCGATAAAATTTATTTATAACTCTGGTTATTTATTGCTTTTATTATACAATTATTTTAAAGCAAATTCCGGTGTTTCAAGGCGGTTCCCTTTCTGGTCATATACCGCAAAATTGAATCCGTTCTGAATACAGTAAGATCCATATTCTCCTTTTTTATTGATAGCGATAAAACCCACCTGAATATCTTTTAGATTTTTGTTTCTTCGCTGATTGATTTTTACAATCCTTTCTACTGCTTCTTTACAAGCTTCCTGCGGATTTCTGCCCTGTCTCATCAACTCCACCACAAGATGCGTTCCCACCGTTCTTATCACTTCTTCCCCATGGCCGGTTGCTGTAGCTGCTCCTACTTCATTATCTACAAATAAACCCGCTCCGATAATTGGAGAATCTCCTACTCTGCCATGCATTTTGAAAGCCATTCCACTCGTTGTACAGGCTCCGGAAAGGTTTCCTTGCGCATCTAAAGCAATCATTCCTATAGTATCGTGGTTTTCAATATTGGCGATAGGCTTATACTGACTGGTTTTTAACCATTCTTTCCATTCTTTTTCAGATTCAGGAGTCAGAAGATTTTCTTTTTTAAATCCCTGTGAAAGGGCAAACTGCAGTGCTCCATCGCCTACGAGCATAACGTGTGGTGTTTTTTCCATTACCGCTCTGGCAACAGAAATTGGATTCTTAACATGTTCCAGACATGCTACAGAACCAATATTATAATTTTCATCCATGATACAGGCATCCAGCGTTACTCTTCCATCTCTGTCCGGACGGCCTCCATAGCCTACACTTCTTTCCTTAGGATCTAATTCTACGAGACGAACACCTTTTTCTACGGCATCCAAAGCTTTTCCTCCTTTTCCAAGGATTGTCCATGCTTCTTCATTAGCTTTTAATCCAAAATTCCAGGTAGAAAGGACAATAGGTTTGTTTACAGCTGTAGCAGTAGGTTCAGGTAATTCCGCAGCCATTAAATCCAGTGGGTTTACGGCAAGTGCTGCTGTGGCAATTCCCAGTTTTTTAATAAAACTTCTTCGGTTATTGTTCATGGTAACTCAAATTGTATAATACCCACAAATCTA
The sequence above is a segment of the Chryseobacterium culicis genome. Coding sequences within it:
- a CDS encoding beta-mannosidase; this translates as MNRTILFAFLFTQNILSAQFSQRNLSSEDWQFRNSKDQNWLPAKVPGTVHLDLISNKIIPDPFKDENEKKVQWVENEDWDYQTAFIVSSQELKNDNIDLVFNGLDTFSEIYLNGKLLKKTDNMFRKWEIPVKQYLKTGKNTVRITFKSAVNTGKELAKKVPFTMPESPRSFVRKAQYQFGWDWGPRLVTAGIWKDVQLEFWNNAKIITVKDIQNKTSKAINDLRFDVEIYAENAGDYTLDLNKIHQKISLKKGINTISVPYETKGMKLWQPNGRGEANLYDFEVKLSKDQKNIDGKNIRIGLRTVELVQEKDEKGKSFYFKVNGQPLYIKGTNWIPGDSFSPRMTKEKYQKLIKDTKDANMNMIRIWGGGIYEDDEFYNACDENGILVWQDFMFAGSFYPADEAFLNNVKEEVKDQVNRLQNHPSIALWCGNNEIDEAIVNWGYQKQFKYSKDDSLQVWKDYKKLFHDVIPNALSENLKSDKNIYWPSSPSIGWGHKESLTEGDSHYWGVWWGEQPFEIYNEKVGRFMSEYGFQGTPILETTKSMFSGTPELNLQNPTVKAHEKHARGWDIMNEYLKRDYKIPTDFVQYNYVSQLLQARGMQIAIEAHRRAKPYNMGTLYWQLNDCWPVVSWSSIDYLGNWKAFHYQAKRSFEPVLVSIAETDKSYDVYLISDLMNTLKLDTKFELIDFKGKTLWKSSQSDDINADVSKKIKRISKSELAQFNLSETVLKISSEKDTTFEKLFFFNKPKDIKLSKPNIKIRKISSTQIEISTDILAKDIYLIGDTHFSDNFFDLLPGTPKRITLSKPLEKIGVMSLWDVMTE
- a CDS encoding copper homeostasis protein CutC, with protein sequence MSKIEIACFNPESAVIAFENGADRIELCDGLSEGGTTPDFETMKQLREKITVPIFVMIRPRGGDFTYSDSEFEQMKNDLVHLKSLHADGFVFGILNENDEVNMEQNEALVALASPLPCTFHRAFDRAASLEDSLEKVIECGFSTILTSGQKPNVSEGKENLKKLVELSDGRIEILVGGGLRSSNIEGIRASTKAGYFHSSAITDGGAFANPDEVVALKSK
- a CDS encoding isoaspartyl peptidase/L-asparaginase family protein translates to MNNNRRSFIKKLGIATAALAVNPLDLMAAELPEPTATAVNKPIVLSTWNFGLKANEEAWTILGKGGKALDAVEKGVRLVELDPKERSVGYGGRPDRDGRVTLDACIMDENYNIGSVACLEHVKNPISVARAVMEKTPHVMLVGDGALQFALSQGFKKENLLTPESEKEWKEWLKTSQYKPIANIENHDTIGMIALDAQGNLSGACTTSGMAFKMHGRVGDSPIIGAGLFVDNEVGAATATGHGEEVIRTVGTHLVVELMRQGRNPQEACKEAVERIVKINQRRNKNLKDIQVGFIAINKKGEYGSYCIQNGFNFAVYDQKGNRLETPEFALK
- a CDS encoding AEC family transporter, whose protein sequence is MVNFVLIAVCIIAGMIFKATKSIHPDAHKGINTWILYLALPAVSFKYLPKVKWTTEMLFPIAATFLISVFCFFFMMLYSKSRGYSRRSRSTLELASGYSNTSFIGFPLISAFYGEGLLSIAIICDQTMFFALSTLGIIAAVKGGSKSGKVSALFILKRLVTFPPLIGCISALVLSQFIDFTVAEPFFDKLAATVSPLALFSVGLQLKFNGWKKLIPQMSMSMLYKLILAPAIVLGMALLLGIKGDVAKITVFEAAMPTLVTSSIIAEQFRLNTKLTNLIIGVSIIVGFFTSAFWYEMTQLFF